A window of Comamonadaceae bacterium OTU4NAUVB1 contains these coding sequences:
- a CDS encoding phospholipase D-like domain-containing protein, with product MRVQVDGGDLHVHAVAGSHVVTFGLDWPEKRASELQGFALHRTNHRTGRADWIEAQKRYRSTDPGTDIGQRVSTRQHPVQTFLWADYTVDPGSSTPNRVLALGGQLDRLVELAEATVGVTTIVRTTTGHLVHFNRGAVAAQEYARRFKNVPPEEVPNGGAYEWLSRGLFQALVKFIDAAEGSDELYVAIHEARHNGPLDALRRARDRGVTVNIVYDAKDNGDTAELSFQRDENVAFLDDNELLEGAVGRTRNPGYIAHNKFVVLVKQGQPKAVFSGSTNWSPNGFFGQLNAGHEVWNADVAKQYLAYWKLLKGDPEAKDLRKALDNGFTIPEAWPDGCTTVFSPQPLRNGLDRYIGSADGAEAVFVTLAFSLDDKLAASFKTESDGLRYVLMDGINGNKKQVEKIAAAVKDIRATEAARVSIGAYLRGNALDQFLLERSNTLATHVQFIHTKFMLVDPLGVRPLVISGSANFSLASCTQNDENMLIVAGDDEVADIYLGEFMRSYSHYAFREAVASARKANRPFVANPLNEDCTWAQAHYGDGFRSRQRRYFARGKV from the coding sequence ATGCGAGTCCAAGTCGACGGCGGAGATTTGCACGTTCACGCAGTGGCCGGAAGCCATGTGGTGACGTTCGGCCTCGATTGGCCCGAGAAGCGGGCTAGCGAGTTGCAAGGCTTTGCGCTGCATCGAACCAACCACCGCACCGGCCGTGCCGATTGGATCGAGGCGCAAAAGCGCTATCGATCGACCGACCCGGGCACGGACATCGGCCAGCGTGTCTCGACGCGCCAGCATCCGGTGCAGACCTTCCTGTGGGCGGACTACACGGTGGACCCCGGGTCGAGTACACCTAACCGTGTGCTGGCGCTGGGCGGCCAGCTGGACCGGTTGGTCGAACTGGCCGAGGCTACGGTGGGTGTGACCACCATCGTGCGCACTACCACAGGCCACCTGGTGCACTTCAACCGAGGCGCAGTAGCGGCACAGGAATACGCCCGCCGCTTCAAGAACGTGCCGCCCGAAGAGGTGCCCAACGGCGGCGCTTACGAGTGGTTGAGCCGCGGCTTGTTCCAAGCCCTTGTCAAGTTCATCGACGCTGCGGAGGGAAGTGACGAGCTCTACGTCGCGATCCATGAAGCCCGGCACAACGGGCCGTTGGACGCACTCAGGCGCGCTCGAGACCGAGGTGTCACCGTGAACATCGTCTACGACGCGAAGGACAACGGTGATACCGCCGAGCTTTCCTTCCAGCGCGATGAAAACGTGGCTTTTCTGGACGACAACGAACTGCTGGAGGGCGCAGTAGGCCGAACCCGCAACCCTGGCTACATCGCACACAACAAGTTTGTCGTCCTGGTGAAGCAGGGCCAGCCAAAAGCCGTGTTCTCTGGCTCAACCAACTGGTCGCCCAACGGTTTCTTCGGTCAGCTCAACGCCGGACATGAGGTCTGGAACGCCGACGTTGCCAAGCAGTACCTAGCGTATTGGAAGCTCTTGAAGGGCGATCCAGAGGCGAAGGACCTGCGCAAGGCGCTGGACAATGGCTTCACCATTCCCGAAGCATGGCCTGACGGCTGCACCACCGTCTTCAGCCCGCAGCCTCTTCGCAATGGCCTGGACCGCTACATCGGCAGTGCTGATGGCGCTGAAGCCGTGTTCGTCACCTTGGCCTTTTCCCTTGACGACAAGCTGGCAGCGAGCTTCAAGACCGAATCGGATGGATTGCGCTACGTTCTGATGGACGGCATCAACGGCAACAAGAAGCAGGTCGAAAAGATCGCCGCAGCGGTGAAGGACATCCGTGCCACTGAAGCGGCGCGCGTGTCGATCGGTGCCTACCTGCGCGGCAATGCACTCGATCAGTTTCTGCTCGAACGCAGCAACACACTGGCCACGCACGTCCAGTTCATCCACACCAAGTTCATGTTGGTGGACCCACTGGGCGTCAGGCCGCTAGTCATCTCAGGCTCCGCGAATTTCAGCCTGGCCTCGTGCACACAGAACGACGAGAACATGCTGATCGTTGCGGGTGACGATGAGGTGGCCGACATCTACCTGGGCGAGTTCATGCGCTCATACTCGCACTACGCGTTTCGAGAGGCCGTCGCGTCGGCGCGCAAGGCGAATCGGCCTTTCGTGGCCAACCCATTGAACGAAGACTGCACCTGGGCCCAAGCGCACTATGGCGATGGCTTCAGGAGCCGGCAACGCCGTTACTTCGCGCGCGGCAAGGTCTGA
- a CDS encoding CHAD domain-containing protein, with protein MRYLAEFVGPVFDSKAAVRYLEHLTPAQDALGEFNDKHVALATYKQSTAHDPKAWFAVGWLSATEAGEAKACRKSLLKIADAKKFWAAKS; from the coding sequence CTGCGTTACCTTGCAGAGTTCGTCGGGCCCGTCTTCGACAGCAAGGCAGCGGTGCGTTACCTCGAACACCTGACGCCGGCCCAGGATGCGCTGGGCGAGTTCAACGACAAGCACGTGGCCCTGGCGACTTACAAACAGAGCACCGCACACGACCCCAAGGCGTGGTTCGCGGTCGGATGGCTGAGCGCCACAGAAGCGGGCGAAGCCAAGGCTTGCAGGAAATCACTTCTGAAAATCGCAGACGCCAAGAAATTTTGGGCCGCAAAGAGCTGA
- a CDS encoding CYTH and CHAD domain-containing protein, whose translation MSSEIEFKFEIPGDRIQAVMEKLEALDASQVELRAHYFDTPDALLASKGVVLRVRQESPRWFQTVKVKTDGPLERAEDNIALGLLAEEPAPDITQYKNTPIGDLLGDLKDTQARLIPMFSTEITRRRCVIEHGRSQIEIALDVGQINLPDRLGVDPQSSPVRELEMELVEGRVSDLAVLAKEWLARHHLSVSTTSKDARGRRLLAGNPTDVAVKAAPVFRSKPKTLLRGDEIQRLVVSGCLNQILPNATEVAAGNFDRDVVHQLRVGIRRLRTALRELDDLHPGRLDSRWEAPLKQAFDALGKRRDWELLATKTQPGLEKHGSPEVDLGERPAGVALDTAVREPELQTALVELLAFCSSDTSDDEDEVGAHASDANNETQEPPVTAKAARKILAKRLNSLHKKMVKGGVNRSSHSPPKSNIGSASSSSDCVTLQSSSGPSSTARQRCVTSNT comes from the coding sequence ATGAGTTCAGAGATCGAGTTCAAGTTTGAGATCCCAGGCGACCGCATCCAAGCGGTCATGGAGAAGTTGGAGGCACTGGATGCCTCGCAGGTTGAGTTGCGTGCTCACTACTTCGACACGCCCGACGCACTGCTCGCCTCGAAGGGCGTCGTCCTGCGCGTGCGCCAGGAAAGCCCTAGGTGGTTCCAGACGGTCAAAGTCAAGACAGATGGACCCTTGGAGCGAGCCGAAGACAACATCGCGCTGGGCTTGTTGGCCGAGGAACCCGCACCCGACATCACACAGTACAAGAACACGCCAATCGGCGACCTCTTGGGCGACCTGAAAGACACCCAGGCTCGCTTGATTCCTATGTTCTCCACTGAGATCACGCGCCGGCGCTGCGTCATCGAGCATGGCCGCAGCCAAATCGAGATCGCCTTGGACGTGGGCCAGATCAACTTGCCCGATCGCTTGGGCGTCGATCCTCAAAGCTCGCCAGTGCGCGAACTTGAAATGGAACTGGTCGAGGGTCGGGTCTCTGACTTAGCGGTGCTTGCCAAGGAGTGGCTTGCTCGTCATCACCTGTCCGTAAGCACGACGTCCAAGGATGCCCGCGGTCGCAGGCTGCTGGCGGGAAATCCGACGGACGTGGCCGTGAAAGCGGCACCGGTTTTTCGCTCCAAGCCAAAGACTCTGCTGCGAGGTGACGAGATTCAACGGCTGGTGGTCTCGGGATGCCTGAACCAGATCTTGCCCAATGCGACCGAGGTCGCCGCGGGCAACTTCGATCGCGACGTGGTGCATCAGCTGCGTGTGGGCATAAGGCGCTTGCGCACGGCCCTGCGCGAGCTAGATGATCTGCACCCCGGACGCCTTGATTCCCGGTGGGAAGCACCCCTCAAGCAAGCGTTTGATGCCTTGGGCAAGCGCCGGGACTGGGAGTTGTTGGCGACCAAGACGCAGCCGGGATTGGAAAAGCACGGAAGTCCCGAAGTGGATCTGGGCGAAAGGCCAGCGGGTGTGGCGCTCGACACGGCCGTGCGTGAACCGGAACTTCAAACTGCTTTGGTGGAACTGCTCGCTTTTTGCTCGTCGGACACTTCAGACGACGAAGATGAGGTTGGAGCGCATGCGAGTGACGCCAACAATGAAACGCAGGAACCGCCGGTCACTGCCAAGGCAGCTCGGAAGATCCTTGCCAAGCGGCTGAACTCACTCCACAAAAAGATGGTGAAGGGGGGGGTGAATCGTTCGAGTCACTCGCCGCCGAAGAGCAACATCGGGTCCGCAAGCAGCTCAAGCGACTGCGTTACCTTGCAGAGTTCGTCGGGCCCGTCTTCGACAGCAAGGCAGCGGTGCGTTACCTCGAACACCTGA
- a CDS encoding DUF2278 family protein → MPLKNYGVLKGRPINRQLGSGQNPHYQVHVIDEAGDYRLAVNVLSQMAPSEVEYLVESQFQHPFLAQLEKLPAGWHALPAKPGGPALDFIRSNLFDPRKLVPLPFSVAGPDNDLNEKIDHYIQRAMSDEDAFIYAFGERWGPEAGKKDKIFGFLPGNGVHDIHMNQANSGRFTQDDGVYQDGALLLQFPSQNQWVGIFLKFQSQSWHSDDRTGHRLDGGVSGPPSDPADPPNPFTPGAQPTPEAPDGGVRIVSALVNATLTPEVETVTLLNVTAQRIDLAGWKLLDREKNAMTLQGAIAAGDTLRITLAPPVVLPNKGGLITLLNAQGLRVDGVSYTQAHASNPGFSVKF, encoded by the coding sequence ATGCCGCTCAAGAACTACGGTGTCCTCAAGGGACGTCCCATCAACCGGCAGTTGGGCTCTGGCCAGAACCCGCACTACCAGGTGCACGTCATCGACGAGGCGGGAGACTACCGCCTTGCCGTCAACGTCTTGTCCCAGATGGCACCTTCCGAGGTCGAGTACTTGGTGGAGTCGCAATTCCAGCATCCTTTCCTCGCGCAACTAGAAAAACTGCCGGCGGGCTGGCATGCCTTGCCTGCCAAGCCCGGTGGCCCAGCACTTGACTTCATTCGCTCGAACCTTTTCGATCCGCGCAAGCTGGTGCCACTGCCCTTCAGCGTGGCCGGTCCCGACAACGACCTGAACGAAAAGATTGACCACTACATTCAGCGTGCGATGTCCGACGAGGATGCCTTCATCTATGCGTTCGGCGAGCGCTGGGGGCCGGAGGCTGGCAAGAAGGACAAGATCTTTGGTTTCTTGCCCGGCAACGGGGTGCACGACATCCACATGAACCAGGCCAATTCCGGCCGTTTCACGCAAGACGATGGCGTGTACCAGGACGGTGCGCTGCTGCTCCAGTTCCCGTCGCAGAACCAGTGGGTTGGCATCTTCCTCAAATTCCAGTCGCAGAGCTGGCACAGCGACGACCGCACAGGCCATCGACTCGACGGCGGGGTGAGCGGTCCCCCGTCTGACCCGGCCGATCCGCCTAACCCTTTCACGCCCGGTGCACAGCCGACGCCGGAGGCACCTGACGGTGGCGTGCGGATTGTCTCGGCCCTGGTCAATGCCACCCTGACGCCTGAGGTGGAGACGGTCACCCTGCTGAACGTGACGGCACAGCGTATCGATCTGGCCGGCTGGAAGCTGCTGGACCGTGAGAAGAACGCCATGACGCTGCAAGGCGCGATCGCCGCTGGGGACACCCTGCGCATCACCTTGGCACCGCCGGTCGTGCTGCCGAACAAGGGTGGGTTGATCACGCTCCTAAACGCGCAAGGGCTGCGGGTCGATGGCGTCAGCTACACCCAGGCCCATGCATCGAACCCCGGGTTTTCGGTGAAATTCTGA
- a CDS encoding IS5 family transposase, with protein sequence MKRTDLGLNLTTKRTRKREFLAQMEHVVPWAAWVELVAPYAPEGKRGRPPFAVETMLRIHFMQQWFTLSDPAMEEALHDVPLFREFASLGWDSRLPDESTILRFRHLLEKHKLADQILALVNDLLSGQGLLLKAGTVVDATLIAAPSSTKNKEGQRDPEMHQSKKGNQWFFGMKAHIGVDADSGLVHTVRGTAGNVNDVIEANSLLHTGESVVFADAGYQGAAKRPDARAGVRWRIAMRPGQRRALDKNDEIDALIDQIEKLKASVRAKVEHPFRVIKRQFGHVKVRYRGLKKNIAHLVTLFALSNLWMVRGKLLTAQT encoded by the coding sequence ATGAAGCGAACTGATCTGGGCCTGAACCTGACGACCAAGCGCACCCGCAAGCGGGAATTCCTCGCGCAGATGGAACACGTCGTGCCCTGGGCGGCATGGGTCGAATTGGTGGCGCCTTACGCACCTGAAGGCAAGAGGGGTCGCCCGCCCTTTGCCGTGGAGACGATGCTGCGCATCCACTTCATGCAGCAATGGTTCACCCTCTCGGACCCGGCGATGGAAGAAGCACTGCACGACGTGCCCTTGTTCCGGGAGTTCGCCAGCCTGGGTTGGGACAGCCGCTTGCCTGATGAGAGCACCATCCTTCGATTCCGTCATTTGCTGGAGAAGCACAAGCTGGCCGATCAGATCCTGGCGCTGGTCAACGATTTGTTGAGCGGCCAAGGCTTGCTGCTCAAGGCCGGCACGGTGGTCGATGCCACGCTGATCGCAGCGCCCAGCTCGACCAAGAACAAGGAAGGTCAGCGCGATCCTGAGATGCACCAGAGCAAGAAGGGCAACCAGTGGTTCTTTGGAATGAAGGCCCACATCGGCGTGGACGCCGACTCGGGCCTGGTGCATACGGTGCGCGGCACCGCGGGCAACGTCAACGACGTGATCGAGGCCAACAGCCTGCTGCACACAGGCGAGAGCGTCGTGTTCGCCGACGCGGGCTACCAAGGCGCAGCAAAACGGCCTGACGCCAGAGCGGGCGTGCGCTGGCGCATCGCCATGCGCCCGGGCCAGCGGCGGGCGCTGGACAAGAACGACGAGATCGACGCCCTGATCGACCAGATCGAGAAGCTCAAGGCGAGCGTGCGGGCCAAGGTCGAGCATCCGTTTAGGGTCATCAAGCGCCAATTCGGCCACGTGAAGGTGCGCTACCGAGGGCTGAAAAAGAACATTGCGCACCTGGTTACGCTGTTCGCGCTGTCGAATCTGTGGATGGTGCGCGGCAAATTGCTGACTGCCCAGACATGA
- a CDS encoding class I SAM-dependent methyltransferase: MEMASIPTGMTCAGVHRAVIQHLMHEDGPKSEKRILDIPCGNADLMSSLRSFFPDAELRGCDLAKPTALADDEFAVVDASRPFQVFPERKFDRILSVSGVMEFDNTLQFFETCHAHLHDDGHFIVTNDNVVAMRDRLMYLFLGKTRRFQMFVDLEAPTWKVIPLYNLLRILQMAGFRVRSLQYVSAGWKDWLLLPLALIVHPVQSLYVRLTRNPMSLAHKRHMYPFRSLLCSHYVVFCDKLA; this comes from the coding sequence ATGGAAATGGCGTCGATTCCAACGGGCATGACCTGTGCAGGTGTGCATCGGGCCGTCATCCAGCACCTGATGCACGAGGACGGTCCCAAGTCCGAGAAGCGCATCCTTGACATCCCTTGCGGCAACGCGGATCTGATGTCGTCCTTACGAAGCTTCTTTCCTGATGCAGAGCTGCGCGGATGCGACTTAGCCAAGCCGACCGCGTTGGCTGACGACGAGTTCGCGGTGGTGGATGCCAGCCGACCGTTCCAGGTTTTTCCGGAGCGCAAGTTCGACCGCATCCTTTCTGTCAGCGGCGTCATGGAGTTCGACAACACGCTGCAGTTCTTCGAGACCTGCCACGCGCACCTGCATGACGACGGTCATTTCATCGTCACCAACGACAACGTCGTGGCGATGAGGGACCGGCTCATGTATCTTTTCCTAGGGAAGACTCGACGTTTTCAGATGTTCGTGGACCTGGAGGCGCCGACCTGGAAAGTCATCCCGCTCTACAACCTGCTGAGGATCTTGCAGATGGCAGGATTTCGCGTGCGCAGCCTTCAGTATGTCTCGGCGGGCTGGAAGGACTGGCTGCTGCTGCCGCTGGCACTGATCGTTCATCCCGTGCAGAGCCTCTACGTCCGGCTGACCCGCAACCCAATGTCGCTGGCGCACAAACGCCACATGTACCCCTTCAGGTCCCTCCTGTGCTCTCACTATGTCGTGTTTTGCGACAAGCTCGCTTGA
- a CDS encoding DUF1045 domain-containing protein, with amino-acid sequence MNPNNETAHQNARFAVRFSPAIGSPWWDFGSRWLGQCAFTGETFVQHVIEHLPNALHERLTAGPRRHGWHATLKAPFELARGINTAILEHGVDAIALMWHPTVIPSFRVEIFKDILALVPATPCAAVDAIAGACVTGLHPYSAPLPPENLRRCRASGLTAREDALLLRWRHPFVLDQFCFHLPLTSSLRGSRPFRSRH; translated from the coding sequence ATGAATCCGAATAATGAGACGGCGCATCAGAATGCGCGTTTTGCTGTGCGTTTTTCCCCTGCCATTGGCAGTCCTTGGTGGGATTTCGGCAGCCGCTGGTTGGGCCAATGCGCGTTCACCGGGGAAACTTTCGTACAGCACGTCATCGAGCACTTGCCCAACGCGCTGCATGAGCGTCTGACGGCGGGTCCACGGCGTCATGGCTGGCATGCCACCCTAAAAGCGCCATTCGAGTTGGCGCGTGGCATCAACACAGCCATCCTGGAGCATGGCGTCGACGCGATCGCCCTGATGTGGCACCCGACCGTAATCCCATCGTTTCGCGTTGAAATCTTCAAGGACATTCTGGCCCTTGTGCCGGCGACACCCTGTGCAGCCGTGGATGCGATCGCCGGTGCCTGCGTCACAGGCTTGCATCCTTACAGCGCGCCCTTGCCTCCTGAAAACCTTCGTCGGTGCCGCGCCTCAGGATTGACAGCCAGGGAAGATGCCTTGCTGCTACGCTGGCGCCACCCTTTTGTCCTGGATCAGTTTTGTTTTCACCTGCCGCTGACAAGCTCACTGCGGGGGTCACGCCCCTTCAGGTCAAGGCACTGA